A genomic region of Acidobacteriota bacterium contains the following coding sequences:
- a CDS encoding site-specific DNA-methyltransferase, with product MLKSPKPGWSTATFLRSVPISATVAAGWSGGHDRAGWAPGPGSQEREFLVEHKKDLIGLPWRVAFALQDDGWWVRSEVIWHKPNAHPESVADRPTKAHETVFLLSRDQDYYYDVAAVRAEHHVLGLLVVWWRPAEARQPL from the coding sequence ATATTGAAATCGCCGAAGCCGGGGTGGAGCACGGCGACCTTCTTGCGGAGTGTGCCTATTTCAGCGACCGTGGCCGCAGGCTGGTCCGGCGGACACGATAGGGCCGGTTGGGCTCCGGGACCGGGTTCGCAAGAACGCGAGTTCCTTGTCGAACATAAGAAGGACCTGATCGGACTGCCGTGGCGCGTGGCCTTCGCGTTGCAGGATGACGGCTGGTGGGTGCGGTCCGAGGTGATCTGGCACAAGCCGAACGCGCACCCCGAGTCCGTCGCCGACCGGCCGACCAAGGCGCACGAAACGGTCTTTCTGCTGTCGAGAGACCAGGACTACTACTACGATGTCGCCGCGGTCCGCGCGGAGCACCACGTTCTGGGGCTGCTCGTGGTATGGTGGCGGCCTGCTGAAGCTCGACAGCCGCTCTGA
- a CDS encoding DUF3472 domain-containing protein, with translation MRYLVGLFVLKASWKRFLFLLVTACALAACKDSPVSPTPMNPITPSLPQMLASVEFSGLPRVEAGKMSPRPLTAVVLDQEGQPIAGASYRWEADSHAGWVFPSEGTTTANGRIEADWVAGTPGQGHLTLRVQHGTEELAAVVETTSLRSRSPPLSALTVFVQNSFRGADGIAAELTPLTEPVGTYYAALQWARGYAGLQRGGRLYDRQLQFSVWDNDQGGAEVVREGDGVHCRMFGNEGTGRACELNYPWRTNATYLFEVEAAELRGGTSLTLHVTDQSTGARRFIGTLRDARRIDLGHDFSFFVEDFRRDAPTCLAQPVRQAAIRNAMARSNGSWHSLTSGFFFHPSSQTDAGNPGTSHCVNIRVESHAHGLAVSVGGHTAMDPAEPTVVAIP, from the coding sequence ATGCGTTACCTCGTCGGTCTGTTCGTACTGAAGGCAAGCTGGAAGCGGTTCCTGTTTCTGTTGGTCACCGCCTGTGCGCTGGCCGCGTGCAAAGACAGTCCGGTCAGTCCGACGCCGATGAATCCCATCACTCCCTCGTTGCCCCAGATGCTTGCTTCTGTCGAGTTCTCTGGCCTCCCAAGAGTCGAGGCGGGCAAGATGTCGCCTCGCCCGCTCACCGCCGTCGTGCTCGACCAAGAAGGCCAACCTATTGCCGGTGCCTCGTATCGGTGGGAGGCCGACTCGCATGCCGGATGGGTGTTTCCATCAGAAGGAACGACCACTGCGAACGGACGAATCGAAGCGGACTGGGTCGCGGGAACGCCGGGGCAAGGCCACCTGACGCTACGAGTGCAGCACGGCACGGAGGAGCTAGCCGCTGTGGTCGAGACAACGAGCTTGCGATCACGGTCGCCGCCTTTGAGTGCGCTTACCGTATTTGTGCAAAACTCGTTCCGGGGCGCCGACGGCATCGCCGCAGAACTAACGCCCCTCACAGAACCGGTCGGCACGTACTATGCCGCCCTGCAGTGGGCCAGAGGCTACGCCGGGTTGCAGCGTGGTGGTCGTCTCTATGACCGTCAACTGCAGTTCTCGGTCTGGGACAATGACCAAGGAGGCGCTGAGGTCGTCCGGGAAGGGGACGGCGTCCATTGCAGGATGTTCGGGAATGAAGGCACGGGCAGGGCGTGCGAGTTGAACTACCCCTGGCGCACAAATGCGACGTACCTCTTTGAGGTCGAGGCGGCCGAATTGAGAGGCGGCACGAGTCTGACGCTACATGTGACGGACCAGTCCACGGGCGCGCGCCGTTTCATCGGCACGCTGCGGGACGCACGTCGGATTGACTTGGGACACGACTTTTCATTCTTCGTGGAGGACTTCCGGCGCGACGCACCGACGTGTCTGGCGCAACCCGTGCGCCAGGCGGCTATTCGAAATGCGATGGCCCGCAGTAACGGCTCGTGGCACTCGCTGACTTCGGGCTTCTTCTTCCATCCTAGCTCCCAGACTGATGCGGGCAATCCGGGCACCTCGCACTGCGTCAACATTCGCGTTGAGAGTCACGCCCACGGGCTCGCGGTTTCCGTTGGCGGGCACACGGCAATGGACCCGGCGGAGCCAACGGTCGTCGCAATTCCGTAG